The Apibacter raozihei genome contains a region encoding:
- a CDS encoding metallophosphoesterase, translating into MSRTFVVGDIHGCYDELQDLLNKINLTEDDILISVGDIVDRGMKSKEVYQFFRDRPNSYVVMGNHEKKHLKGILSYSQEIVRLQFGDLYDEFIDWINKLPYYIETTDAIIVHASLEHDKQLTEQKNNVLCGTESGEKYLSKKYSEKKSWRDYYKGTKSVIYGHRVVGTSPKIKNNTYGIDTGASHGGYLTALELGSYYFFQVKSGISRTIKQDHYQVSVLKTKNWKTMTFDSIKKQLKKYEQIENEEVKEYLNEIKHWSENLKQLYTELFIEIYKIFCKMEKDNFNYSSLLLSNELNLLLTKFKKRRLSARDMIDVYDSPEKIEMLKNFIMQQMNLAINKF; encoded by the coding sequence ATGTCTAGGACCTTTGTTGTGGGGGATATCCACGGTTGTTATGATGAATTGCAGGATCTTCTGAATAAGATAAATCTTACTGAAGATGATATATTAATTTCTGTTGGAGATATTGTAGACAGAGGTATGAAGTCTAAAGAAGTGTATCAATTTTTTAGAGATAGGCCCAATTCCTATGTAGTTATGGGGAATCATGAAAAAAAGCATTTAAAGGGAATTTTAAGTTATTCTCAGGAAATAGTTCGTTTGCAGTTTGGAGATTTATATGATGAATTTATAGACTGGATAAATAAGCTGCCCTACTATATTGAGACTACTGATGCGATAATAGTTCATGCTTCTTTAGAACATGATAAGCAACTTACGGAACAAAAAAATAATGTTTTGTGTGGAACTGAGTCTGGTGAAAAATATTTAAGTAAGAAATACTCAGAAAAAAAAAGCTGGAGAGATTATTATAAAGGTACAAAATCAGTAATTTATGGACATCGGGTAGTGGGAACCTCCCCAAAAATTAAAAATAATACTTATGGTATTGATACTGGAGCTAGCCACGGTGGATATTTAACAGCATTAGAATTGGGTTCATATTATTTTTTTCAGGTAAAATCAGGAATAAGTCGTACAATCAAACAAGATCATTATCAAGTATCGGTATTGAAAACAAAAAATTGGAAAACTATGACATTTGATAGTATAAAAAAACAACTGAAAAAATATGAGCAAATTGAAAATGAGGAGGTTAAAGAATATTTAAATGAAATAAAGCATTGGAGTGAAAATCTAAAACAACTTTATACTGAACTATTCATTGAGATATATAAAATTTTCTGTAAGATGGAGAAAGATAATTTTAATTATTCAAGTTTATTGCTTTCAAATGAACTTAACCTGCTTTTAACCAAGTTTAAAAAAAGAAGATTGAGTGCCCGAGACATGATAGATGTTTATGATAGTCCTGAAAAAATAGAAATGCTCAAGAATTTTATTATGCAACAGATGAATCTTGCGATTAATAAGTTCTAA